One genomic region from Bacteroidota bacterium encodes:
- a CDS encoding T9SS type A sorting domain-containing protein: HFVSYDVYGNSSVLTKVERIIFKHDPDPVYPGDANRDSVVNNLDFLALGIGYSDIGFARPNASINWSAQPCPFWLKNLANGTDYKHIDTDGDGSIGISDTLAIYSNYSDSHVALASTATQSDPIIRIDLPQNPKSGDSILAPILLGMASNQVSNVYGIVFTIKFDSSLILDGEIKVNFKNSWFGYPLSDLILFQKQIGNEIDIAICRKDQQNIKNGYGLIAQLLFILKDNIAADIDLVFEIIDIRAINSIETEIPIYLEIDSSTINNSGIKDDLKLLNEQISVYPNPNHGDFIIHFDLPITQDLALTIYSVDARLIYENSYKNIKNGSINLKLTELESGVYFIRFNTEQQSLVKRVIINAANR; encoded by the coding sequence CCATTTTGTATCTTATGATGTATATGGAAATAGTTCCGTCCTTACAAAAGTTGAGCGTATTATTTTCAAGCACGATCCTGATCCGGTTTACCCGGGCGATGCAAACAGAGATAGTGTGGTGAATAACCTTGACTTTTTAGCACTTGGAATTGGTTATAGTGACATTGGATTTGCCCGTCCAAATGCGAGTATAAACTGGTCGGCACAGCCATGTCCTTTTTGGCTAAAAAACCTTGCAAATGGAACAGACTATAAACATATTGATACGGATGGAGATGGTTCGATTGGCATTAGTGATACTCTCGCCATCTATTCAAATTATAGCGACAGTCATGTTGCCCTTGCAAGCACGGCAACACAAAGTGATCCTATAATCAGGATTGATTTGCCACAAAATCCAAAATCGGGAGATAGTATTTTGGCTCCTATCCTATTGGGAATGGCCAGCAATCAGGTGAGCAATGTTTATGGAATCGTATTCACAATTAAGTTCGATAGTTCATTGATATTGGATGGTGAAATAAAAGTGAATTTTAAGAATAGCTGGTTTGGCTATCCTCTATCCGATTTGATTCTATTTCAAAAACAGATTGGAAACGAAATCGATATTGCTATTTGCAGAAAAGACCAACAGAACATCAAAAATGGATATGGATTAATAGCTCAACTATTATTTATCTTAAAAGATAATATTGCTGCTGATATTGATTTGGTTTTTGAAATTATTGATATAAGAGCCATTAATTCTATTGAAACAGAAATACCAATTTATCTGGAAATAGACTCATCAACTATTAATAATTCAGGAATAAAGGACGATTTGAAACTCTTGAATGAACAAATTAGTGTTTATCCAAATCCAAATCACGGAGATTTTATCATTCATTTTGATTTACCTATTACACAAGACTTAGCACTAACTATTTACAGTGTAGATGCACGGCTGATATATGAAAACAGCTATAAGAATATTAAAAATGGAAGTATAAATCTCAAGCTCACAGAATTGGAAAGTGGGGTTTATTTTATTCGATTTAAT